Genomic segment of Shewanella sp. OMA3-2:
GTCATGCCCAATTTGCTAATTATTTGCATATTCCGCATTTGCCAGAAGCGGGCGAACTGGTGATTGTGTGTACAGCAATTGTCGGGGCTGGTTTAGGTTTTTTATGGTTTAACACCTATCCTGCACAAGTGTTCATGGGCGATGTAGGCTCACTGGCACTCGGTGCTGCGCTAGGGACAATTGCAGTATTGGTTCGCCAAGAGATTTTACTGATCATCATGGGTGGCGTATTTGTGATGGAAACTGTTTCAGTGATTTTACAGGTGGGTTCTTACAAGCTTCGCGGCCAACGTATTTTCCGCATGGCGCCTATTCACCACCATTATGAATTAAAAGGCTGGCCAGAGCCGCGGGTTATTGTGCGCTTTTGGATTATTTCCTTATTCCTTGTATTACTAGGTCTTGCGACCTTGAAGTTAAGGTAAAATATTATGCACTCCAATTATACGCACATCGTTTTAGGACTGGGAGCCACTGGGTTGTCGGTCGTGCGTTATTTAGTTTCCCAGGGAATTAAACCTTTGGTGATGGATAGCCGTCGCCGTCCCCTGGCGAAGATGTACTTGCAAAAGAGTTTACTGATATTGAATTGATTGCGGGTGGGTTTGATTGCCGATATTTGGTTCAAGCCAGTCAATTGATAATTAGCCCTGGTATCTCAATTGAAACACCTGAGATTAGAGCGGCCCGTGATATGGGAATTGAAGTTATTGGTGATATCGAGCTATTTGCTCGAGCCATTGCTGATAGAAAACCATGCGTGATTGGTATTACTGGGTCAAATGGTAAGTCTACCGTGACAACCTTAGTGCACGATATCTTAGCCGCGGCAGGAAAAAAGTCGCTATGGGCGGTAACATTGGTATCCCAGCGTTAGATTTGTTAGCGCAAGATGTTGAATATTACGTCTTGGAGTTATCCAGTTTTCAGCTTGAAACGACCTTTTCATTGAACTGTATTGCAGCGACTTGTCTCAATATCAGCGAAGATCATATGGATCGCTATTGCAGCATTTCCAGTTATCGGGAAGCTAAATTGAACTTATATCCACAAAGTAAATTTGTGATGTATAACCGTGATGATGAGCTGACTTTTCCATTTGAACCCATGAACCAAAATACATTTGGTTTAGGCGTGCCTGAAGCTGATGAATGGGGATTAAGTGACGGAAAAATCTTTCACGGCGATAGCGAAATAATGAATTTAAATGATGTCACTTTAATTGGCTCGCATAACCACGCTAATTTACTGGCCGCGATGGCATTGGTTGATGCCTGTTCAGTAGATAAAGCATTTGCTATTCAAGTTGCCAGTAGCTTTAAAGGCCTAAGTCACCGTTGTGAGCTTGTGGCGGTTGTAGACGGTGTGACTTATATCAATGACTCTAAAGCTACCAATGTCGGCGCAACCGTTGCTGCACTGCAAGGATTAAATACCCATTTAGGTGAAGTGTTTTTAATCGCAGGTGGAGATGGTAAAGGCGCTGACTTTAAACCCTTAATTCCAGCATTAGAGCATGTTGCCAAGGTAATTACCCTTGGTAAAGACGGCGCAAAAATTGCCAAATTAAAAAGTAACAGTATTAGCGTCGCCACCATGAAAGAAGCGGTTGATGCCGCAGCGCAACTAGCCTTTTCAGGTGACATTGTCTTGTTGTCACCTGCATGCGCCAGTTTAGATATGTATCGCAACTTTATGGCACGTGGCGATGATTTTAAGCAATGTGTGGAACAACTTGATGGCCAGTAATGAGCAGCAATTAAGCTTATTCAAACAAGGTCTGAAAGGAATTTGGCCATCATTGCTTGATGATAATAACGCTGGAGTGGAGCTTTACGATCGCACATTTTTAGCGGCCATCATTGGCTTGATGTGTTTCGGCTTTGTGATGGTAATGTCGGCTTCTATGCCTGAGGCCGAGAAGTTAACCGGTAACCCGTTTCACTTTATATACCGACATATATTTTATCTTATTGGCTGTATTGTCATTGCCTTTGCTGTGTTGAAAGTTGAGGTGAGTCACTGGGAAAAAAATAGTGGCATGCTGATGATAGGCGTGTTGATCATGTTATTTGCTGTATTAGTGGTGGGTACATCGGTCAATGGTGCCAGACGTTGGTTGGCTATTGGACCTGTGCGCATTCAGGTAGCTGAACTGGCAAAGTTTGTTTTTATTGTTTATATGGCGGGTTACTTGGTTCGTCGACATGGCGAGTTAAGAGAAAACCGTAAAGGCTTTTACAAACCTATCGGTGTTTATGTGTTATTTGCGGTGTTAATCCTACTGCAACCCGACTTAGGGACTGTAGTGGTATTATTCGTTTGTACCGTCAGTTTATTATTTTTGGCCGGAGCTCGAATCACTGATTTTATGGTGTTGGTATTATTAGGAATAGCCACTTTTGTGTTATTGGTGCTATTTGAACCTTACCGAATGCGACGGGTAACCTCTTTTATGGATCCATGGGAAGACCCGTTTGGCAGTGGTTATCAGTTAACTCAATCGTTAATGGCTTATGGTCGGGGTGATTGGTTTGGTCAAGGGTTAGGCAATAGTATTCAAAAGTTAGCTTACTTACCTGAGGCTCACACTGACTTTATTTTTGCTGTCATTGGTGAAGAACTTGGATTTATGGGCATTATTGCCGTGCTATTAGTGATGTTTTTTATTGCACTGCGCGCCATTAGATTGGGTAATCTATGTTTACAAATGCAACGGCCATTTGAAAGCTATGTCGCTTATGGTGTCGGTATTTGGATTTGTTTTCAAACCGTGGTTAATGTCGGCGCAAGTATCGGTATGTTGCCAACAAAAGGGCTAACATTACCCTTTATTAGTTATGGTGGTAGTAGCTTGTGGGTCATGACGGCCGCGGTAATGTTGTTAGTCAGAATTGATCATGAAAGGCGTGTCAGTTTAATTCAAGCAGTACAAGGGAGGGCTAAACAATGACAGATGAAAATACCAATAACAGTGCAGTTGCTTATAGCCACTCTCCAAGATTATTAGTCATGGCTGGCGGTACCGGCGGTCATGTTTTTCCGGCATTAGCCGTTGCTAAACATTTAGCTGCCAGTGGCTGGCAAGTACGTTGGTTAGGTACTGCAGACCGTATGGAAGCGCGCTTAGTGCCACAACATGGTTTTGATATTGAGTTTATTGATATTAAAGGCGTACGTGGCAACGGCCTGCTGTGTAAATTAGCGGCACCGTTTAAAGTGGTGCGCGCTATTATTCAATCCAAAGCCGTTATAGACGATTTTAAGCCAAATGTGGTGTTGGGCATGGGTGGATTTGCCAGTGGGCCTGGTGGTGTGGCAGCTAAGTTAGCTGGCGTTCCAATTGTATTGCATGAACAAAATGCCATTCCAGGTCTGACAAATAAATTACTGTCAAAAATTGCCAGCAAGGTTTTATGTGCTTTTAACAACACGTTTTCGAGTGATATTAAAAATGTTGAAGTGGTAGGTAATCCAATCAGACAAGAGTTAGTGTCATTGGGCGCACTAGACAAACCGCTTAATGAGGATGCCCTAAAAGTATTGGTCGTAGGGGGAAGTTTAGGTGCCAAGGCTCTTAATGAAACCTTACCAGATGCGGTTGCTCTGTTAGCTACACAACACTCAATAACAGTTTGGCATCAAGTGGGTAAAAATAACTTAGATGCTGTTAAAGCGGCATATCAGCAATTAAACCAGCTTGATAAAGTGAATGTGGCTGAATTTATTGATGATATGGAAGCCGCATACCGTTGGGCGGATGTGGTAGTGTGCCGCTCAGGGGCATTAACGGTATCTGAATTAGCCGCTGTAGGTTTACCAAGTATATTAGTGCCTTATCCACATGCAGTTGATGATCATCAAACTAGAAACGCAGCTGTGTTAGTGGATGCACATGCGGGATTTTTAGTACCGCAAACAGAATTGAATGCAAAATTGCTTGCTGAAAAATTGCAGCTATTTGCCAGTGATAGACAAGTATTGCTCCAAATGGGGCTAAAAGCACGGGGCGTAGCCGTGTTAGATGCCACTCAAAGAGTTGCAGCTATATGCGCCGCGGTAGCGAAAAAGGGTTGAAATGACAAAGACAGAAAAGTACGCACAGCTTCGTAGCATGATCCCCGAAATGAGACGGGTCAAGCGGATTCATTTTGTTGGCATCGGTGGTGCTGGCATGGGTGGTATTGCTGAAGTGTTAGTCAATGAAGGCTATCAAATTAGTGGCTCAGACATTGCTGTAAATAATGTTACTGAACGTTTGGCACGTTTAGGGGCAAAAATTCTTATTGGTCATCAGGCTAACAATGTTGTTGATGTTGATGTTGTTGTTGTTTCCACGGCAATTGATAAGCAGAACCCTGAGATTCTAGCCGCACAGGAAAATCGCACCCCAATCGTACGTCGTGCTGAAATGTTAGCAGAATTGATGCGTTATCGTCATGGTGTAGCCATTGCCGGTACTCATGGCAAAACCACAACCACTAGCTTAATTGCCAGTGTTTATGGTGAAGCGCAACGCGATCCTACCTTTGTTATTGGCGGTTTGTTAAACAGTGCTGGTACCAATGCACGTTTAGGCACAAGCCGATATTTGATTGCTGAAGCAGATGAAAGTGACGCCAGCTTCTTGCATTTGCAGCCAATGGTCAGTGTTGTTACCAACATTGAAGCTGATCATATGGACACCTATGGTGGCGACTTTGAAGTCCTGAAAACTACATTTGTGGATTTTTTACATAACTTACCATTTTACGGTGTCGCCGTAATGTGTATTGATGACCTGGTAATTCAAGAGATTTTACCGCGAGTTGGCCGTCAAATTGTGACCTATGGTTTTAGTGAAGATGCCGATGTAAGGGCGAGTAACTTTGTTCAGCAAGGGCATCAATCACGCTTTACCGCGCACAGAAAAGACCGACCCGATTTAGATATAGTATTGAACTTACCTGGAGCACATAATGTGCTCAACTCTTTAGCTGCTATCGCAGTGGCCAGTGAAGATGAGATAGATGATGCTTCTATTGTGAAAGCATTAGCAGGGTTTGAAGGCATTGGACGTCGATTCCAGCACTTAGGTGAGTTTGATACTCCCAATGGTAAGGTCATGTTAGTAGATGACTATGGTCATCATCCAAGTGAAGTACTTGCCACCATTAAAGCTGCACGTGCAGGTTGGCCTGATAAACGGTTAGTGATGGCTTACCAGCCACATCGTTATAGTCGTACACGCGATCTATACGAAGACTTTGTAGAGGTATTATCGCAAGTCGATTGTTTACTTTTACTTGATGTATACGCCGCGGGCGAGAACCCGATACCAGGTGCAGATGGCCGAGCATTATGTCGTTCAATTCGCGTGCGTGGTCAGGTTGACCCAATATTTATTTCAGGCCCAGATCAACTTGCAAGTGTATTACCTGATGTATTGCAAGACGGTGATTTATTGTTAACACAAGGTGCCGGTAATATTGGTGCGTTATCGCGTGAGTTAGCAAGTAGTGAACTGGGATTTAAACCAGCATAATGTTAAAAATAAAATCGAGCGGTTTTTGTACAGTTATGCAGTTGAAAAATCGCGCTTTTATACAGTCATTAAGCACTATATAATAGCCGGTTTTTTGCATGATCGTATCAGCAGTTTTCGGGAGTGATTATCGGTGTCATGGAGCAAGAAAGGACGCCAGTTAAAACAAAAGCTAAAACACGTTAATTGGTATTTGTATTTTGGTTTGATGTTTTTGCTCAGTGTGTTGACAACAATTACATGGAGTGGCATGAAGCTTCATGAGTTACTTAATGATGCTGACGCCCTTCCGATAGAAGCTATTGCTATTAAAGGTGAGCGCCGTTATACCTCGGACGAAGAAATCAAGGTGGCGTTGCAGTCAATGATGAAGAGTAGTTTTTTTAACGCTGACGTATTAGATATACAGCGGGCATTAGAAAGCCTACCTTGGGTTTATCATGCGTCAGTTAGACGCGAGTGGCCTGCAAAATTTAAGGTGAACTTACAAGAGCAACAAGCTGTAGCACACTGGAATGGTGATGCTTGGCTAAATGTTAACGGTGAAGTGTTTAATGCTTTGGCTGAATTAGATTTAGTTAATTTACCTATGTTGTCAGGCCCTGATGATATGGCTGAAGAAGTACTTATAAGCTTTAGGCAATTAGATGAATTACTTCAAATAAATGGATTTAAATTAGCCAGCTTGCGATTAAGCCC
This window contains:
- the ftsW gene encoding cell division protein FtsW yields the protein MASNEQQLSLFKQGLKGIWPSLLDDNNAGVELYDRTFLAAIIGLMCFGFVMVMSASMPEAEKLTGNPFHFIYRHIFYLIGCIVIAFAVLKVEVSHWEKNSGMLMIGVLIMLFAVLVVGTSVNGARRWLAIGPVRIQVAELAKFVFIVYMAGYLVRRHGELRENRKGFYKPIGVYVLFAVLILLQPDLGTVVVLFVCTVSLLFLAGARITDFMVLVLLGIATFVLLVLFEPYRMRRVTSFMDPWEDPFGSGYQLTQSLMAYGRGDWFGQGLGNSIQKLAYLPEAHTDFIFAVIGEELGFMGIIAVLLVMFFIALRAIRLGNLCLQMQRPFESYVAYGVGIWICFQTVVNVGASIGMLPTKGLTLPFISYGGSSLWVMTAAVMLLVRIDHERRVSLIQAVQGRAKQ
- the murG gene encoding undecaprenyldiphospho-muramoylpentapeptide beta-N-acetylglucosaminyltransferase, translated to MTDENTNNSAVAYSHSPRLLVMAGGTGGHVFPALAVAKHLAASGWQVRWLGTADRMEARLVPQHGFDIEFIDIKGVRGNGLLCKLAAPFKVVRAIIQSKAVIDDFKPNVVLGMGGFASGPGGVAAKLAGVPIVLHEQNAIPGLTNKLLSKIASKVLCAFNNTFSSDIKNVEVVGNPIRQELVSLGALDKPLNEDALKVLVVGGSLGAKALNETLPDAVALLATQHSITVWHQVGKNNLDAVKAAYQQLNQLDKVNVAEFIDDMEAAYRWADVVVCRSGALTVSELAAVGLPSILVPYPHAVDDHQTRNAAVLVDAHAGFLVPQTELNAKLLAEKLQLFASDRQVLLQMGLKARGVAVLDATQRVAAICAAVAKKG
- the murC gene encoding UDP-N-acetylmuramate--L-alanine ligase, with the protein product MTKTEKYAQLRSMIPEMRRVKRIHFVGIGGAGMGGIAEVLVNEGYQISGSDIAVNNVTERLARLGAKILIGHQANNVVDVDVVVVSTAIDKQNPEILAAQENRTPIVRRAEMLAELMRYRHGVAIAGTHGKTTTTSLIASVYGEAQRDPTFVIGGLLNSAGTNARLGTSRYLIAEADESDASFLHLQPMVSVVTNIEADHMDTYGGDFEVLKTTFVDFLHNLPFYGVAVMCIDDLVIQEILPRVGRQIVTYGFSEDADVRASNFVQQGHQSRFTAHRKDRPDLDIVLNLPGAHNVLNSLAAIAVASEDEIDDASIVKALAGFEGIGRRFQHLGEFDTPNGKVMLVDDYGHHPSEVLATIKAARAGWPDKRLVMAYQPHRYSRTRDLYEDFVEVLSQVDCLLLLDVYAAGENPIPGADGRALCRSIRVRGQVDPIFISGPDQLASVLPDVLQDGDLLLTQGAGNIGALSRELASSELGFKPA
- a CDS encoding cell division protein FtsQ/DivIB: MKLHELLNDADALPIEAIAIKGERRYTSDEEIKVALQSMMKSSFFNADVLDIQRALESLPWVYHASVRREWPAKFKVNLQEQQAVAHWNGDAWLNVNGEVFNALAELDLVNLPMLSGPDDMAEEVLISFRQLDELLQINGFKLASLRLSPRHAWQAELANGIQIELGREDKMSRIQRFINVYPTLVQSERPVARVDLRYDTGFAVGWDETNKRTENK